ACTCCACAGGGCCGCTGGGTTGGTTATACGAGGTAATGCCTGGCTGCATCCTAGCCCTGGAGTTACTTACTGTTCCTCACTACTCCACCTCTCAGAGTTCGGGTGAAGTGGGCCGAGGACCCAGCCCCGGTGTTAGAAGCGGTGGCAGTCCCAGCAGGTGGCGGTCCCAGCAGGCGCCGGCAGACTTACTCGGTGGCCTGGGCAGACTTACTTGGTGGCCTGGGCCTGGCTCGCCCTGTACCTCCCCAGGTCAAGTGGAgaacctggggctggggggcagggctggaacGGCATGGGTGTGCTTgtggagggggggagggcagtgggctAAGCACAGTCCTTGAGGGTGACAGGCAGCTGGGAAGGGCCTGCACCCTCACAATGGGAGGAAGGAGGTCAGGAAGTGCTTCCGGCCACTCAGACATCTTGGAGCCTCGTCCCAGGCGGGCCCCAGGCTGTAGCACCCAGGGTTGGGCATGCTGCGAGCTGGCTTCTGGGGTGGCCACCAAGTCAGGAGGCCATGGTGCCACACACAGCCAGAGCTGTTGTTCCGggagagcccagggtaagtgtcCTCAACGTCTGAGGGGGGGACAGTGGATGTGAGCAGGCAGCGTGGAGggccgggggcggtgggggcggggcaggccagCATCCCAGGGAACACTGCGGCACAAAGGGACTCGGATGTCCTGGCCTTATCGAAacaccactctccccaccccaggcagaaAAGGAGGCCAGATGAGACaggccctcccccacagcccctgcgGAAGGCCCCTAGGGCCCCCTGGCCTTACCCAGGGCTGGCACCGTCGGTCTCCCTTCccacctgtccctgcccccagcacagagCCAGGGTCTCAGGAGGCAGCAGAGAGGCTGATTCAGGGACTGGCCCAAGGTCTTCCAGGGGAGGAGTCCAAGGTCATCCTAGATCCGCAGGAGGGCGCATGTTTTGTCTTTTGTCCGAGTGTACAAGCTCTCCTGAAATGTAGGCGTCACCCGCGGGCCGGGTTGGCAAGGCTCCCTGTGAGCGAAGTCTTCTGCCCCCTCCTTCCAGCTCCTCCGAGTTCAGGGAGTCTTGCACGCACATCTTTCAGGACGGCGCTTCTCCCACAGGCTGCCAGTGGAAGTGACCACAGCTCCTGGAAGTCTGGCCAGACTTAGGAAACCGTGACAGAGGTCGGAGTAGTGCCATGTGGGGCAACTAACAGTCTTGAGGGGGCACGGCCCAGAACCCCAAATCAGTATCTTAGAAGACAGCAGGGAGAGTGGCCGGAGGAGCCGAGTACTGTCACCACCCAGAGCCCCGTTTCGGATGGGGAGCTGAGACTCCGAGAAGCACCCCAGGTTGCTCAGCGCATCAGCTGCCACTCGGGGCCATGGAAACAGCAGTGATTGGTATGGTGGCGGTGCTGTTTGTGGTCACTGTGGCCATCACCTGCGTCCTCTGCTGCTTCAGCTGTGACTCGAGGGCCCAGGATCCTCAGGGGGGCCCTGGCCACAGCTTCACAGTGGCCACGTTTCACCAGGAGGCTTCTCTCTTCACGGGGCCGGGTCGCCACGCTCAGCCAGTGTCAGGGGCCCGGGACTTCTGGACCTTCATGTGAGGCCTAACAGCCCCCAGGGTTTGCTCTGCTGGTGGGTCAGACTCACCCGGCCCCCAGCGAGCCTGCCCCGATGTCCTCCTCTTCCAAGTCTGGCATTGCTGCTCTTCCTTGCCTGTATCCAGCCAACTCCCTGTTGCATTCCGTCCTGGGGTGCTGTGCCTTCCCACCTGGGAGATCCACAGTGGTGGGACCAGGTGGGAGTCAGCCCTGGTCCCTGAGAGCTCAGCTGGATCCGCCCACGGGATGGGGCTTGGGAAAGGTCTGAAGAGTGAGTGACTGCACAGTGTTGGACTGCACAGTGGGCGAGCTCTTCTGATCTACAGGGGAAGTGGGACTTACTGTAAACAGGGTTTGGTTAACTCGGGTGAACCCCAGGATGCCCACGGAGCTGGCTCTATGGCTACCAGAGGAAGTAGCTCTCTCAAGTGGACACTTTCACAAACCACCTCTCATCTGCCCCCCGACTGAGCCTTTTCGCTCTTTGAATGTGCATGTGCCACAGAGCCCAACCGTgaggcctgcccctgccccgaaACTCCGAAACTAAAGGGCCGCTTCCTGGGAACAAAcggtttattttataattgaaaatgtATATCCTTTTATGGCTCTCCCAAGAGGCAGGGTTGGAAAACCACCAAaggacacagaagagaaaatcagAGTCGCAGAAAGTAGGGGATATTTTGTTAACAGAAAAGCCAGCAAGAAGACTGTGAAACATGCTTTGAAGGAGACTTTATCACTCCGTTCTTATTGGTCACTTTCATCCTCAGAGGATGTGAGCGACTTGAGTCACTTGGGATTGACAGGAAACCAGGCGCTCAAAGACAAGTCCAAGTGCGTTCAAACGTCACGTCGCAGTGAGAGCGTGCCACGGCGCTCTCGTTTCCGTCACAGATAAAGAAAGGCTCAGATTTTTTCATGGAAGATCTGTTTTCTCTGTACCCACGAAATAAATGTTGTGCCATATTTAAGAGTATAGTTTGAAGGGTACAACATTTTGAGTCTCCTGGCTAGTATGTCTGTTCAGCCCTGAACAAATGGTTCTCCCCGGACCCGCCTGTTGAGGAGGGCAGGACTGACCCTGAGGAGGGCTCTGGCCCCTGAGTGTGCCCAGGCAAGCCACCTTGGCCATGTGGTAAGGGGCCAGAAACAGTCAGGTTGATGGAGAGGAACAGAGTGGGTGagcatggggaggggagaggcacagCCCGGGCTCCTGGGGACCACGCCTTGATCACGTGGGACCCATGCACGTGGAAGGGAGCTGGCTGCAGGGAGGACCTGGGGACCGAGTACAGGGAACTGTTGCAGGTCGTGTTCTCTGAAAGTGAAACTGAGACAAAGTTTGGGGTGCAAGATGTTTATAGGGATCAATGTCtgtgagggaaaggaggagggagcaggattAGATAGAAGTCAAATTGTGATGCAGACCCTTCATATACCCCCACCTTTGCCGGTCTTTGAatgctgccccccccaccccccgcccacgcCAAGTTTACCTACAGGCAAAGTAGCTCTGGGCTGAGGTGGGCCCTGAGGCCCTTCCTTGCAGGGGCCGTGGGTGGTGCATCTCCACGGGAACTCAACAGGGGCCTGTTCCTGGAGGCACTCGGACCTGTTAGGAGTGGGTGAACGCGTCCAGGCACAGAGAAATACCTGGGAATGAGAGCTGCAGGTGGGCAGGGATGGAGGTGCAAGTTCTGGGAGGGATGAAAAGAGTGGGCCTTGGGTGCTCTCTGCCCTTTGACAGAGTCAGCTCTGCTCCAGGGCAGGCATGCTTCAGCGGGACCCAATGCTGGgactccaggcccaggccctgcccctgtaCTGCATGGTCACAGCTGCAGGCTGGAACCATGTGTGttgttctgaaaacaaaacattggTCAAGAGGGGCCCAGCCTCACTCTGCAGGTGATGGGCAGTCTGTCCAGCCCTGTCCCAGGAGAGCAGGGAGTTTGAGAAGGGAAGGCGGTCAAGGCCAGCACCCTGGAGCAGGCAGACAAAAAGAGGAGCAactggagaagggagaggaaggcggggggctggtggggcagagaagcagggactagggttgccagatttagcaaataaaaatataggacatCCAGTCAATGTTGACCTCAGATAGGCAGCAAATAATTTtcagtataagtatgtcccatgcaatatttggggcatacttatactaaaacaTTTGTTGTCTAGCTGAGATTCTAATTTAACTGGGTGTCCTATATTTCACCTGGCAAGCCCGCAAAGGAGAGAGTAGTTCTCAGAGAGGGCGGGTCAACTAGCTGAAAGCATCAATGGGGCCAGCAAAGCGCAGAGAAGAGAAATTGGATATTGCAACCCGACAGTTGACCGTGAGCTTGGTGAGAAGAGTTTGAGTGCAGGAAGGGAGCAATGCTACAGCGGTGTGCTGGTGTATAGGGTGTGTGCgtgagtgtgggtgtgggtgtgtgcgcAAGGGCAGTGGGAGCTGAGGAAGGAAAGGTCGCAGTtgggaacctaatgaacaaaacaaacaaatgagcaaaatagaaccagagacatggaaataaggaacaaactgacggtgaccggaggggaggggggagggggataacgggggaaagaagaggaagaaactagtcaagggacatgtatgagtgacccatggacatgacaacagggtggggactgactgtgggagcaagtgtgggggtgggcggggcagaggagagccatggggggaaaatggggaggactgcaatagaacaacaataaaaaaagaaaggaaaatcgCAGTTGAAGGTAATTTGAAGGCAAGGAGAGTGATATATTGTGGCCAGAGAGGCATGGCACAGAGGgagagttttttattatttttaataagggaGGGAAGTTGAGCCCATGCAAGGCCAAAGGAGCACTGGAGAGAGAGCCAGCAGGGGAGAGACGGTGGAAGATGTCCCTGGGGCGGCCTGGGAGCCACGGGAATGGGCACAGGGGCCCGGcctgggtgtggtgggggtgggagggtgctgCCGGAGGGGCGTTGGGGGTTACAGGTCAGTGCTGCAGGTGTGTGTGTCCACTGGACAAGGGGGTGAGTGTGTCATGCCAGATGGCCTGTTTCCTCCTCGAAGCGGGAGCATGCTCAGAGGTGGgtaagggcggggggggggggcaggggttaaGCAGAGGCTGGGTTAAGGATAATGGCCCAGAGAGGGGGCGAGCAGCGCACAATCCTGCTTTTCTCAGGTGTGTGGAGTGTGCGGGTGTGAGGCTGAGTGTGGGggatggtgtgtgtatgtgtgtggtgtatGTATGCTGTGTGAACATGTGTGGGTGTATGTATTGTGTGGTATGCGCACACACGTGGCATGAACGTGTGTGCTGTGTGATGTGTGGGCACACAcgttgtgtggtgtgtgtgtgttgtgtgtgtcaGCCCAAAGTGCTCCTGCCACTCCACCCAGTGCAGCCCTTTGTGTAAGGGGGAGGGGCTCCAGCAGAGTCCAGCCAGAGCCCCTTATCCCCAGGAAAGGGAGGTGGCAGTGCAAGGACAGACTTAGGTTGGCACCAGAGTGCCAGCAAAGCCAGGAGTGTTTATCTGGTGGCAGCAAGGAAAGGGGTTGCTCCAGGTCACCCTGGAGATCTGGGGTGGAGTCACAGTAACCCCAGGCCTCCCAGTTCCTAAATCCAGCCTTCTCTCTGTTCACTCTTCTACTCTCACTAGTTCCTGTTTCTTGGCCTCCTGCTGTGCACCAGGCCCTGTGTCTCTGGGTCTCCCCTCGTAGGTGCTCACAGCAGCCCACCACCCCGCAGCCACCCACTGTGAGGTGCTGTGGGCACGCCTCCCAGTGCTGCGGCCCCAAGGACCTCACGGAGCAAAGCTACACTCCTTTTCCTCCGtgaaggaggcccacctcaagcaAACCCTCCGTGGGCACATGTAATATCTTCAGGATGAAGGGAAGGTCAGAACACCGGGGATTTGACTTGCTCTGGGCTTCCCTGCACAAAAGCCTTGCTCACACCTGTCCCCACCCGGATCTCTGacttggaggaggaaggcagtcTCCACCATACACGAGCCTCGCCCCAGATAACGTCTGCTGAGGGCTGGGCTTCCGACTGAACGGACCTCAGCCCTGAGTCAGCCTGCAAGGCCTCCCAAGGCTTCTCACTGCAGAGACAGACTGTGCCTCCCCACAGGCCGTCTTGCTTCCCCCTCAGCCTCCTAGGACTtccctcccagctccacccctgctctgtcccacccagcCCAGTCCTAGCCCCGCCCCACCACTAGCTCAAGGCCCGCCCCCCCAGCTTGGTTTCCCTGGATGAACAGGGGGTGAGAATCCTGTCCTGCCTTACCTAGAGGATGTCTGAGAGGGGGCAGATCTCCCAAACCCAGCTGTCGGGAGGGGCTCAACCCCACCCTGCTCTTTCTCTCCACTCCTGCCTGTAATTAAAGTGGTGTTTCTCTCTGGGACAGGCTGGATTCTGGAGTCAGGAGGCCCTGAAATAACATGTTTTCTGGAAAAATACCTTCCTTAAAGGAAACCACTTTTTCCAAGGTGTAGAAAAGGGTCATTGTGTCTTGCCAGGTCCCCACTCCCCTCAGGAAATGACACTTGAAAAGACAGttatagtcacacacacacatttatccaGTACATTTGTAATAGTGA
This sequence is a window from Phyllostomus discolor isolate MPI-MPIP mPhyDis1 chromosome 3, mPhyDis1.pri.v3, whole genome shotgun sequence. Protein-coding genes within it:
- the SPAAR gene encoding small regulatory polypeptide of amino acid response; its protein translation is METAVIGMVAVLFVVTVAITCVLCCFSCDSRAQDPQGGPGHSFTVATFHQEASLFTGPGRHAQPVSGARDFWTFM